A genomic window from Elaeis guineensis isolate ETL-2024a chromosome 3, EG11, whole genome shotgun sequence includes:
- the LOC105042172 gene encoding exocyst complex component SEC15A produces MSVAPKRKTVAENGDIGIDIGLVTAITNGEDLGPIVRHAFESGKPEALLHQLRTIVKKKEVEIEELCRLHYEEFILAVDELRGVLVDADELKSMLYSENFQLQEVASALLVKLDELLELYSIKKNVTEALQTLKVCMQVSNLCLTCNQHITEGRFYPALKTLGLIEKGTLQNIPVKAFRKVIEKQIPAIKLHIEKKVCSEFNDWLVQIRSMAKEIGQLAIGQAASARQREEEMRACQREAEEQSHSGGGDCVYTLDVEHIDEDSVLEFDLTPVYRTHHIHTCLGIEEKFHDYYYKNRLMQLNLDLQISSTQPFLESHQPFLAQIAGFFIVEDRVLRTAGGLLSESQVETIWDTAISNMTSVLEDQFSRMDAASHLLLIKEFVTLLGATLTRYGYRVTPLMDVLDNSRDKYHELLLNECQKQIADILAHDTFEQMVMKKEYEYKMNVLSFHIQSSDRMPVFPYVASFSSSVPDACRIVRSFIVDSVSYLSYGGRMKFFDVVKKYLDKLLIDVLNSSLLNIVHGGTFVESQAMQIAANVAVLEHACDFFLLHAAQLCGVPVRVVERAHAGLTAKTVLKVSQNVAYNALSNLVNSKLDEFMALMNNVNWTADDAPQHANDYINEVLIYLDNIVSTAQQILSLESVYKIGVGALGHISDSIVTTFLSDNVKRFTISAVMSIDNDMKMLESFADERFESTGLSELKKETSFRDCLVEARQLVNLLLSNQPENFMNPVIRQKNYGALDYKRVATICEKFKDSPDRLFGSLSNRNAKQNARKKSMDMLKKRLKDFS; encoded by the coding sequence ATGAGTGTTGCACCCAAGAGGAAAACTGTGGCAGAAAATGGGGATATAGGAATTGATATAGGCCTGGTTACTGCGATCACAAATGGTGAGGATTTGGGTCCCATTGTTAGGCATGCTTTTGAGTCTGGGAAACCCGaggctctcttgcaccaactcAGAACCATTGTCAAGAAGAAGGAAGTCGAGATAGAGGAGCTGTGCAGGCTTCACTATGAGGAATTCATTCTTGCTGTCGATGAGCTGCGTGGTGTTTTGGTTGATGCTGATGAATTGAAAAGCATGCTATACAGTGAGAATTTTCAGCTTCAAGAAGTGGCAAGTGCACTTTTGGTGAAACTTGATGAGCTCCTTGAACTCTACTCAATCAAGAAAAATGTTACAGAGGCCTTGCAGACATTGAAGGTCTGCATGCAGGTCTCAAATCTATGCCTGACATGCAACCAGCACATTACAGAAGGCCGGTTTTACCCTGCACTGAAGACTCTGGGCTTGATTGAGAAGGGGACCTTGCAAAATATTCCAGTCAAGGCTTTTCGGAAGGTTATTGAGAAGCAAATACCTGCAATAAAGCTACATATTGAGAAGAAAGTTTGTAGTGAGTTCAATGATTGGCTTGTGCAAATTAGGAGCATGGCAAAGGAGATCGGGCAGTTGGCTATAGGACAGGCTGCCTCAGCCCGTCAAAGAGAGGAGGAGATGCGTGCTTGCCAAAGAGAAGCAGAAGAGCAGAGCCATTCAGGAGGTGGTGATTGTGTGTACACGTTAGATGTTGAGCATATTGATGAAGATTCAGTGCTAGAATTCGATCTTACACCTGTGTATCGAACACATCACATCCACACTTGCCTTGGTATTGAGGAGAAGTTCCACGATTACTACTATAAGAACCGGCTGATGCAGCTGAATTTGGATTTGCAGATTTCATCAACACAGCCCTTTCTTGAGTCCCATCAACCTTTCTTGGCACAGATTGCTGGATTTTTCATTGTAGAGGATCGGGTTCTACGGACAGCTGGGGGATTGTTGTCAGAGAGCCAGGTCGAGACAATATGGGATACAGCTATTTCCAATATGACATCTGTTCTGGAGGATCAATTCTCTCGCATGGATGCTGCAAGTCACCTCCTACTTATCAAAGAGTTTGTCACTCTGCTGGGTGCAACTCTTACACGGTATGGATATAGAGTAACACCTTTGATGGACGTTCTGGATAACAGCAGAGACAAATACCATGAGCTTCTCCTCAATGAATGCCAGAAGCAAATAGCTGACATCCTTGCTCATGACACTTTTGAACAGATGGTGATGAAGAAGGAATATGAGTACAAAATGAATGTCTTGTCATTCCATATTCAGTCTTCAGATAGAATGCCAGTTTTCCCATATGTAGCAAGCTTCTCTTCATCCGTTCCTGATGCTTGTCGTATTGTGCGCTCATTCATTGTGGATTCAGTCAGCTACTTATCATATGGAGGTCGCATGAAGTTCTTTGATGTTGTAAAAAAGTATCTAGACAAGCTCTTGATTGACGTGTTGAACAGTTCTTTGCTGAACATTGTCCATGGTGGTACGTTTGTTGAATCGCAAGCAATGCAAATTGCAGCCAATGTAGCTGTTCTTGAGCATGCTTGCGATTTTTTTCTCTTGCATGCTGCCCAACTCTGTGGTGTCCCAGTACGTGTGGTTGAAAGGGCTCATGCTGGTTTGACCGCTAAGACTGTTCTAAAGGTCTCACAGAATGTTGCCTATAATGCACTGTCGAACTTGGTGAACTCCAAGTTGGATGAGTTTATGGCTCTCATGAACAATGTCAATTGGACAGCTGATGATGCACCGCAACATGCAAATGATTATATTAATGAGGTCCTTATCTACCTTGACAACATAGTGTCTACCGCTCAGCAGATCTTATCTTTAGAGTCCGTGTACAAGATTGGAGTCGGTGCACTAGGTCACATCTCTGACTCTATTGTGACAACTTTTCTTAGTGACAATGTGAAAAGGTTCACTATTAGTGCCGTGATGAGCATAGACAATGATATGAAGATGTTAGAATCATTTGCAGATGAGAGGTTTGAAAGCACAGGCTTGAGCGAGTTGAAGAAAGAAACCAGTTTTAGAGATTGTCTGGTAGAAGCTAGGCAATTGGTCAACCTTCTACTAAGCAATCAACCAGAGAATTTCATGAATCCTGTAATAAGGCAGAAAAACTATGGTGCTCTGGACTACAAAAGGGTGGCCACTATTTGTGAAAAATTCAAGGATTCACCAGATAGACTATTTGGGAGCCTCTCGAACCGCAATGCAAAGCAAAATGCTAGGAAGAAGTCAATGGACATGTTAAAAAAAAGACTGAAAGATTTCAGCTGA